In Bombus terrestris unplaced genomic scaffold, iyBomTerr1.2, whole genome shotgun sequence, the DNA window agcaCTCAACACGTTATCGACGACCTCGAAACGCTACATCACGGCCACGATCACCTCTATTGACGGCACATACGTACGCAACTTGACGTTTCTGATCATACCGACTATCGCGTCTTGGGTCCCAAACCAACCCGTAGATCGCTCAACGATACAGATACCTAGGAATCTCCAATTAGCCGATCCAAGATTCCATAGACCTGCtccgatcgaaatattgttgagcgCCGGACCAACACTAGCATCACTCTGTGTCGGCCAACTTGATATCAGTCAAGCAAACGGGCCCGACTTGCGTCTGCAAAAGACGAGATTCGGATGggtcatcggggggagcccaacctcacaatcatTAGCATACGCATTTCACACCTCCACGACGGCTTTAAAGGCGGACCTCGCCCGTTTTTGGGAAATCGGCGAGGGACCGCCCACCGCACGAATTTCGGAATCGGAACGACAGTGCGAGGAGCACTTTCGAAATCACGTTCAACGCAACAACGAAGGGCGATACGTTGTCGCTCTCCCATTCAACGAAACAACTCCTCCGCTTGGATCTTCCAAAGCCATGGCAATGAAGCGACTCACTTCCCTCTGCCGTCGATTCCAACGAGACAAACAATTCGAAGCCGACTATCACGCCGTAATACAAGAATACTTGGAATTAGGACATATGACGAAGATCACCACGGACCACTGCGCGGACGACGGATATTTTCTGCCACATCACGGCGTGATCAAAGAATCCAGCCGGACTACAAAACTCCGAGTTGTGTTCGACGGATCTGCACCAAccaccaccggagtttcattaaacgacgtacttcatacgggaccgaaactacaagacgacatatttcttatccttttaagatttcgttttcatcagtatgtcattacaggcgatgtcgaaaagatgtatcgacaatttcttgtgcgtccagaggatcggaaattccaacaaatcttGTGGCGCAACTCGGACGGAGAAGTGGACATCTATCAACTTAACACAGTGACATTCGGGCTGTCAGCGGCCCCCTATCTAGCCATTCGGTGCCTCAAACAACTGGTAGACGACGAGGGACATCGATACCCACGAGCAGCGATTGTCTTACAGCGAGACTTCTACGTCGACGATGTTCTCACAGGAGCCGATACAAAGAACGAGGCACAATCACTGAGAACGGAGCTCATAGAGTTGCTTAAATTAGCCGGCTTAAACATCCGAAAATGGGCAGCGAACGACCGGGAACTGCTACGAGGACTTTCCGAGCAGGACATAAACGATAAGCTGCTACTAGGCGAATCGCAAACTTTCAAAACTCTGGGTGTTGTTTGGAATTCCTTTGACGATTCGATCCTATATTCCGTCAAAATCAATCCTACCGCCTCTCGAATTACGAAGAAAACAATCAGCTCCGAAATTGCCAAGATCTACGACCCTCTTGGATTACTGACACCAGTGATCGTTCGCGCTAAGATGTTGCTCCAACGACTTTGGACTTTAAAACTTGACTGGGACGAATCTCTTCCGGCTGACGTACATACAGAATGGAGCAAATATTATTCACAGCTACCTTTGCTAAATAACGTGAAGTTTCCACGTAAAACTATAATCAAGACTGCAGCGGAAATTGAATTACACGGATTCTGCGACGCCAGCGAAAGGGCGTATGGGGCATGCGTCTACCTTCGCACCATCGCTCCGGATGGTCATGTTTGGACACGACTCCTCACTGCAAGGTCAAAGGTGGCTCCACTCAAATCACAAACCATTCCAAGGCTGGAACTGAGTGGAGCACTTCTTCTCGCATCATTGGCCACTACAGTCCTTCAAGCGTTACCAAGCAATATTTCTCGGACCGTTTACTGGACTGATTCTACAATCGTTTTACACTGGATTAATACATCACCCCATACGCTGAAAACCTTCGTCGCCAATCGTGT includes these proteins:
- the LOC125386965 gene encoding uncharacterized protein LOC125386965, which translates into the protein MDALREKFDCHRQICMRHWDLLFDYPKITKETPEAIDDLIETVKVHLQALERLGDPVTSNAILIKLVTSKLPSAVVREWQHTLPDKKLPPYTHLKCSVPIGALNTLSTTSKRYITATITSIDGTYVRNLTFLIIPTIASWVPNQPVDRSTIQIPRNLQLADPRFHRPAPIEILLSAGPTLASLCVGQLDISQANGPDLRLQKTRFGWVIGGSPTSQSLAYAFHTSTTALKADLARFWEIGEGPPTARISESERQCEEHFRNHVQRNNEGRYVVALPFNETTPPLGSSKAMAMKRLTSLCRRFQRDKQFEADYHAVIQEYLELGHMTKITTDHCADDGYFLPHHGVIKESSRTTKLRVVFDGSAPTTTGDRKFQQILWRNSDGEVDIYQLNTVTFGLSAAPYLAIRCLKQLVDDEGHRYPRAAIVLQRDFYVDDVLTGADTKNEAQSLRTELIELLKLAGLNIRKWAANDRELLRGLSEQDINDKLLLGESQTFKTLGVVWNSFDDSILYSVKINPTASRITKKTISSEIAKIYDPLGLLTPVIVRAKMLLQRLWTLKLDWDESLPADVHTEWSKYYSQLPLLNNVKFPRKTIIKTAAEIELHGFCDASERAYGACVYLRTIAPDGHVWTRLLTARSKVAPLKSQTIPRLELSGALLLASLATTVLQALPSNISRTVYWTDSTIVLHWINTSPHTLKTFVANRVTEIQQKTHTSDWRHIPTTDNPADLISRGQSPQDFLRSTIWQHGPEWLQQPEKYWPSWNPVPLVEIPEQKKATYEIRTLRTDRNSAVKGKLQRLNPFLDKDEILRVGGRLSHSPMPFTQKHPIILPKSSVTALIIEHEHLLNLHSGTQATLYALRRSYWPIDGRNQVWSTLKKCVRCCRANPPPVEYVMGDLPAARITESRPFTNVGIDYCGPFYIKERKDRNRRKIKVYVAIFVCLAVKAVHLELVTDLTSEAFIAAL